The following are encoded in a window of Paenibacillaceae bacterium GAS479 genomic DNA:
- a CDS encoding Polyketide cyclase / dehydrase and lipid transport: MAHTAATIEIPASPDEVWQLIGGFNSLPDWLPYISSSELTQGGRVRRLVNPKGDVIMERLEEFNNKERFYTYSITEAPFPATEYQATIRIREIAGSETSLVEWSGSFTPVGVSDEEVIALFHGIYKNGLEALRQAFLG, encoded by the coding sequence ATGGCACACACTGCTGCAACAATTGAAATTCCAGCTTCTCCTGATGAGGTATGGCAATTGATTGGAGGTTTTAACTCGCTACCAGACTGGTTGCCTTATATATCTAGTAGCGAGCTAACCCAAGGTGGACGTGTGCGTCGGTTGGTTAACCCTAAAGGTGATGTAATCATGGAGCGTCTGGAAGAATTCAACAATAAGGAACGCTTTTATACCTATTCGATTACGGAAGCACCATTTCCGGCGACTGAATATCAAGCCACGATCCGCATTCGAGAGATTGCGGGCAGCGAAACATCGCTGGTAGAGTGGTCGGGTAGCTTTACCCCTGTTGGGGTTAGCGACGAAGAGGTCATAGCTCTGTTTCATGGGATTTACAAGAATGGGCTTGAGGCTTTGCGACAGGCGTTTCTGGGTTGA
- a CDS encoding Glycosidase yields MQLDVMYHRIKQNWSYAYDEKTLHIRLRTKKNDADTVILHCGDKYGWEHTNSSVPMLKWATDNLFDYWEAAIQPRYRRTVYYFEIRDKDEVVYMLEKGFLEEAPPVIYEGLFDFPFLNPIDVMTPPAWVKDAVFYQIFPERFANGDPTNDPEDVLPWGGTPSPTNYFGGDLQGVLDHLDYISELGVNAIYFNPLFQATTNHKYDTQDYFKVDAHFGTNEKLKELVDACHQRGIRVVMDAVFNHSGHTFPPFLDVVKNGPESQYANWFYIREWPLEVKDGIPTYDTFAFEPIMPKLNTANPEVREYLLKIARYWIEEIGIDGWRLDVANEVDHHFWREFRKAVKSVNPEAYILGEIMHDSMPWLQGDQFDAVMNYPFTNALLDFFAHARIDATEFSYAIQRQLASYPRQINETSFNLLGSHDTTRVLTLCKGNKDRLKIAYLFELTFVGAPCIYYGDEIGMDGEHDPHNRKCMEWDVKKQDQSLLTFFQTMIKLRHEHEALRTGSIRFLPQSNPQLLVYERENANERFLIAINNSDAGAVYSLNADYKWVDALTGDNMESGNGRYSLPAFGYSIVKIKM; encoded by the coding sequence ATGCAATTAGACGTGATGTACCACCGAATCAAGCAGAACTGGTCCTATGCCTACGATGAGAAGACGCTTCATATTCGCCTTCGCACCAAAAAGAATGATGCAGATACAGTCATTCTGCATTGTGGTGACAAGTATGGCTGGGAGCATACAAACTCCTCCGTCCCCATGTTGAAATGGGCTACGGACAATCTATTCGATTATTGGGAAGCCGCTATTCAGCCGCGTTATCGCAGAACCGTTTATTATTTTGAAATTCGCGATAAGGACGAAGTCGTCTATATGCTAGAGAAAGGATTTTTGGAAGAGGCGCCGCCTGTCATTTATGAAGGGCTGTTCGATTTTCCTTTTTTGAATCCGATCGATGTTATGACTCCTCCGGCATGGGTCAAAGATGCGGTATTTTATCAAATCTTCCCTGAACGCTTCGCCAACGGAGATCCAACCAATGACCCGGAAGATGTGCTGCCTTGGGGAGGAACACCTTCACCTACGAATTATTTCGGCGGCGATCTGCAAGGTGTTCTTGATCACCTGGATTACATTTCCGAGCTAGGCGTTAATGCCATCTATTTCAATCCGCTATTCCAAGCAACAACGAACCATAAATACGATACACAGGACTATTTCAAAGTGGATGCTCATTTCGGAACAAACGAAAAGCTCAAAGAGCTCGTAGACGCTTGTCATCAAAGAGGCATTCGCGTCGTAATGGATGCGGTATTTAACCATAGTGGTCATACATTCCCGCCATTTCTTGATGTTGTGAAAAACGGGCCGGAGTCGCAATACGCCAATTGGTTCTATATTCGTGAATGGCCGCTTGAAGTGAAGGACGGCATCCCGACCTATGACACTTTCGCTTTTGAGCCGATTATGCCAAAGCTGAATACAGCGAACCCGGAAGTACGGGAATATTTGCTTAAAATCGCTCGCTACTGGATCGAAGAAATCGGCATCGACGGCTGGCGGCTTGACGTTGCCAATGAAGTAGATCATCACTTCTGGCGCGAGTTCCGCAAAGCGGTGAAATCGGTTAATCCGGAAGCTTATATTTTGGGCGAAATCATGCATGACTCCATGCCTTGGCTGCAAGGCGATCAGTTCGATGCCGTTATGAACTACCCGTTCACGAACGCATTATTGGATTTCTTCGCTCATGCTCGGATTGACGCGACGGAATTCTCTTATGCCATTCAGCGGCAGCTTGCCAGCTACCCGCGTCAAATCAACGAAACTTCCTTCAATTTGTTGGGCAGCCATGATACAACCCGCGTGCTGACGTTATGCAAAGGAAATAAAGACCGACTGAAAATTGCTTATTTGTTTGAGCTGACGTTTGTTGGCGCTCCTTGTATCTACTACGGTGACGAAATTGGTATGGATGGCGAGCATGATCCTCATAACCGCAAATGCATGGAGTGGGATGTTAAAAAGCAGGATCAGAGCTTGTTAACCTTCTTCCAAACGATGATCAAGCTTCGTCATGAGCATGAAGCGCTTCGTACAGGCAGCATCCGCTTCCTGCCTCAGAGCAACCCGCAATTGCTCGTTTACGAAAGAGAAAATGCTAACGAACGTTTCCTTATCGCCATTAATAATTCGGATGCTGGAGCCGTTTACTCGTTAAACGCCGATTATAAATGGGTCGATGCGCTTACGGGCGATAACATGGAATCCGGCAACGGAAGATATAGCTTACCGGCTTTTGGTTACTCGATTGTTAAAATTAAAATGTAG
- a CDS encoding Aldo/keto reductase: protein MTNNLQDKTTLHNGVEMPWFGLGVFKVEEGQELENAVKTAIKHGYRSIDTAAIYENEEGVGRGISEGLKEAGIAREELFVTSKVWNADLGYESTLAAYETSLKKLDLDYLDLYLIHWPVEGKFKEAWKALETIYKEGRVKAIGVSNFHIHHLEELMKDSEIKPMVNQVEYHPRLTQKGLQDFCKDQGIQFEAWSPLMQGQLLDNPVLKEIADKYQKSIAQVILRWDLQNGVVTIPKSTKEHRIVENASVFDFEITKEDMERIHGLNQSLRVGPDPDNFDF from the coding sequence ATGACGAACAATTTACAAGATAAAACAACCCTTCACAATGGTGTGGAAATGCCCTGGTTTGGCTTGGGAGTATTTAAGGTAGAGGAAGGACAAGAGCTTGAGAACGCGGTAAAAACAGCGATCAAGCATGGATATCGCAGCATTGATACAGCCGCCATCTATGAAAATGAAGAGGGTGTCGGAAGAGGGATTAGCGAAGGCTTGAAAGAAGCGGGGATTGCGCGGGAAGAACTATTTGTAACATCAAAAGTATGGAATGCCGACTTAGGGTACGAGTCAACACTAGCAGCCTATGAAACGAGTTTAAAAAAGCTGGATCTGGATTATTTGGATTTATATTTGATTCACTGGCCTGTAGAAGGCAAGTTTAAAGAAGCATGGAAAGCATTGGAAACCATTTATAAAGAAGGACGAGTAAAAGCGATCGGGGTAAGTAATTTCCATATTCACCACCTTGAAGAGTTAATGAAGGATTCAGAGATTAAACCAATGGTGAATCAAGTGGAGTATCATCCGCGTTTGACGCAAAAGGGACTGCAAGATTTTTGTAAGGATCAAGGCATTCAATTTGAAGCATGGTCTCCTTTAATGCAGGGCCAGTTATTAGATAATCCAGTTTTAAAAGAGATTGCAGATAAATATCAGAAGTCTATTGCCCAAGTTATACTGCGCTGGGACCTGCAAAATGGTGTAGTCACTATTCCAAAATCGACTAAAGAACATCGTATCGTTGAAAATGCATCTGTGTTTGATTTTGAGATCACAAAAGAGGATATGGAGCGAATTCATGGATTGAATCAGAGTCTTCGCGTCGGTCCGGACCCGGATAATTTTGATTTTTAA
- a CDS encoding Copper amine oxidase N-terminal domain-containing protein, translated as MKNKLFLVSIATIFAVAIFVTRADAAKSILFQDKILTVTKVKTEIYISKGERISPKLIVPGQDISVRAFFGKFTDEVSWNSTEKVAIVKKNGKELVIPMVSNLAISKNQVAMPEGWTYFKNGTAYLKFPYLAYVFDRYAEYESDSEEFQWKEKLSFLDIQYIDTNNSAPKDKMIHSSVVIKELASSNKR; from the coding sequence ATGAAGAATAAATTGTTTTTAGTTTCAATCGCTACGATCTTTGCTGTAGCCATTTTTGTTACTCGAGCCGATGCTGCCAAGTCAATATTATTTCAAGACAAAATCCTGACTGTTACAAAGGTAAAGACTGAAATCTATATTTCTAAAGGCGAAAGAATTTCTCCTAAATTAATCGTCCCTGGTCAGGATATAAGTGTTCGTGCTTTTTTTGGGAAGTTTACAGACGAAGTATCTTGGAACAGCACGGAAAAAGTCGCCATTGTTAAGAAGAATGGTAAGGAACTAGTTATACCTATGGTGAGCAATTTAGCGATAAGTAAAAATCAGGTCGCCATGCCAGAAGGTTGGACCTATTTCAAAAATGGAACAGCATATCTTAAATTCCCTTATTTAGCTTACGTTTTTGATCGATATGCAGAATATGAATCTGACTCCGAAGAGTTTCAATGGAAGGAAAAGCTAAGTTTTTTAGATATACAATATATTGATACAAACAACTCCGCACCAAAAGATAAAATGATTCATTCATCTGTTGTTATAAAAGAACTGGCTTCGAGTAATAAACGATAA
- a CDS encoding Transposase InsO and inactivated derivatives, translating into MSKKYFNEAQREVLLNNPYIIRVSEKSIAYTDEFKRLFIEQYMLGKTPREIFEASGFDISMLGMTRVEQSADRWKRAYEKDGIIGLTDSRKGSSGRPLQRELTPAEVIAKQEAKIKLLESQLDLLKKFDKNERRLVLERSNLSISHRFELIQEAVQQGFGRMTRYFCELLEVSRSGYYRYLQAADTRLQRAREDEETGTWIKKAFTRRGFKKGSRSIKMILEHEFGIVYNLKRIRRLMKKFGLVCPHRKPNPYKRIAKATLEHRTLPNLLQRDFRKEIPGLVLLTDITYLPYGRSEMAYLSTLLDASTGEALAHHLSDRITLDLATDTVEKLMKQKRVKLPKDAFIHSDQGSHYTSPTFQKLLKKYGLGQSMSRRGNCWDNAPQESFFGHLKDHVDHRACLTLENLKQEVDRYIRYYNNHRYQWGRKKMTPVQYRNHLLSVA; encoded by the coding sequence ATGAGCAAGAAGTATTTTAATGAGGCACAACGCGAAGTTTTATTGAACAACCCATACATCATAAGAGTTAGTGAGAAATCTATTGCCTACACGGATGAATTCAAACGGCTCTTCATTGAACAATACATGCTCGGAAAAACGCCTAGGGAGATCTTTGAGGCGAGTGGATTCGACATCAGTATGCTAGGAATGACTCGTGTGGAGCAATCCGCAGATCGTTGGAAGAGAGCCTACGAAAAGGATGGGATTATTGGGCTGACCGACTCCAGGAAGGGTTCCTCGGGCCGTCCGTTACAAAGGGAGTTAACCCCTGCTGAAGTGATCGCCAAACAAGAGGCGAAGATCAAACTTCTCGAATCACAACTTGACCTGTTAAAAAAGTTCGACAAGAACGAAAGGAGGCTAGTGCTAGAGAGAAGCAATCTAAGCATAAGTCATAGATTCGAACTGATCCAAGAAGCCGTACAGCAAGGATTTGGACGAATGACTCGGTATTTCTGCGAGCTTCTGGAGGTCTCTCGCTCCGGATATTATCGTTATCTTCAAGCTGCGGATACACGCCTACAACGAGCGAGAGAAGACGAGGAGACCGGCACTTGGATCAAAAAGGCCTTTACTCGTCGAGGGTTCAAGAAAGGTTCACGCTCCATTAAAATGATTCTGGAACACGAGTTTGGTATTGTGTACAACCTGAAGCGAATCCGAAGATTGATGAAGAAATTTGGGTTAGTCTGCCCTCATCGGAAGCCGAACCCCTACAAACGAATAGCCAAAGCAACGCTTGAACACCGGACACTGCCTAACCTATTACAGCGAGATTTCAGAAAAGAAATCCCAGGCCTTGTTCTTCTAACGGATATCACCTATCTGCCCTACGGCCGCTCGGAGATGGCCTATTTGTCAACCCTATTGGACGCTTCTACTGGCGAGGCCTTGGCCCATCATCTATCTGACCGAATTACCCTTGATTTAGCGACAGACACCGTAGAGAAGCTCATGAAGCAGAAACGGGTAAAACTGCCTAAGGACGCTTTCATCCATTCCGATCAAGGCAGCCACTATACAAGCCCCACCTTCCAAAAGCTTCTAAAGAAGTATGGGTTGGGTCAATCCATGTCTAGACGAGGAAACTGCTGGGATAATGCCCCTCAGGAATCCTTCTTTGGTCATCTTAAGGATCATGTCGACCACCGAGCCTGCCTGACCTTAGAAAACCTTAAGCAAGAAGTGGATCGGTACATTCGCTATTACAACAACCACAGGTATCAATGGGGACGCAAAAAGATGACTCCTGTACAATACAGAAATCATCTTTTGTCCGTAGCTTAA
- a CDS encoding putative efflux protein, MATE family, which produces MSKSDNKTFYKALLQLAVPITLQSLVMSLLFMTDQVMVGQLGDIAIATVGIASKINSVVSVVLAGLAAALSIYVAQYWGKKDRKSISQLLGLALTIGLALSLLFAAVVFIKPDWLLSLFTTDKNILGDGRIYLQIVAISFIPAMLTMLYSAMLRSTGHVKLPMYISLLTVIVNVVLNYLLIFGHFGFPELGLAGSAYATLTARIIECSLIIGSVYVYKLPGGTSIKELFSISKPLANKFLITMYPLVLTELVWVLSEAVYAIIYSRMGTVEMTAMTITFPLQGLMIGMLTGISGAAAVMVGNKLGAGEAILAQQYAKRLIRFGIVVAFGLGIVIALIAPLYAKLFQVSAEANQLSIYILWVFAAFIWVKVANMIMAGSVLQSGGDSKFVFAMESSVTWLVGVPLGLLLSVVWKQPIFWVYFFLSLEEVVRFIIGWQRFRSGKWVRNLTTNTNADSLSA; this is translated from the coding sequence ATGAGTAAAAGCGACAATAAAACATTTTATAAAGCGCTTCTTCAGCTAGCTGTTCCGATTACGCTTCAAAGCTTAGTTATGTCGCTCCTCTTTATGACGGATCAGGTGATGGTCGGACAGCTTGGCGATATTGCCATCGCCACAGTAGGCATTGCGAGCAAAATCAACAGTGTGGTATCGGTTGTATTAGCAGGTTTGGCAGCGGCGCTTTCTATATATGTCGCGCAATATTGGGGCAAGAAGGATCGAAAAAGCATTTCGCAGCTGCTTGGCCTGGCGTTAACTATTGGACTCGCATTATCCCTGCTATTCGCTGCCGTAGTGTTTATAAAGCCAGATTGGCTATTGTCCTTGTTCACGACGGATAAAAACATCCTTGGTGATGGGCGAATCTACTTGCAAATTGTAGCTATCAGCTTCATTCCCGCCATGCTGACGATGCTGTATTCCGCGATGCTGCGGAGCACGGGGCATGTGAAGCTCCCAATGTATATCAGTTTACTTACGGTCATCGTGAACGTTGTGCTCAACTATTTGCTCATATTCGGTCATTTTGGCTTCCCGGAATTAGGGCTGGCCGGATCGGCTTATGCAACATTAACCGCGCGGATCATCGAGTGTTCGCTTATTATTGGATCTGTTTATGTGTATAAGCTGCCCGGCGGAACGTCAATTAAGGAACTATTTAGCATATCGAAGCCGCTCGCAAACAAGTTCCTCATTACGATGTATCCACTTGTGCTCACGGAGCTGGTCTGGGTGCTGAGCGAGGCGGTGTATGCTATTATCTACAGCCGCATGGGCACGGTGGAAATGACAGCTATGACGATCACATTCCCGTTACAGGGGTTAATGATTGGCATGTTGACCGGCATTAGCGGGGCTGCCGCTGTTATGGTCGGCAATAAGCTGGGCGCAGGTGAAGCTATACTAGCTCAGCAATACGCGAAGCGGCTTATACGGTTTGGTATCGTAGTGGCGTTTGGATTAGGTATAGTGATTGCACTCATTGCGCCGCTTTACGCCAAGCTGTTCCAGGTATCCGCGGAAGCGAATCAGCTTTCGATTTATATTTTGTGGGTGTTTGCCGCCTTTATTTGGGTAAAGGTTGCAAATATGATTATGGCCGGCAGCGTGTTGCAAAGCGGGGGCGACAGCAAATTTGTCTTTGCAATGGAATCGAGTGTAACCTGGCTGGTCGGCGTGCCGCTTGGCCTGCTGCTATCCGTTGTATGGAAACAGCCGATCTTCTGGGTTTATTTTTTCTTATCGTTAGAAGAAGTCGTGCGTTTCATCATTGGCTGGCAGCGGTTCCGCTCAGGCAAGTGGGTTCGGAACTTAACGACGAATACGAATGCAGATAGCTTATCGGCATAG
- a CDS encoding Putative NADPH-quinone reductase (modulator of drug activity B), giving the protein MRILVIVVHPNLDQSKVNKQWLERLQQEENVTVHNLYAEYPTFKIDVEKEQQLLMDHDRIVLQFPFYWYSSPALLKQWQDDVLTYGFAYGAAGNKLHGKEMLLAISTGSSAEAYRDGGANRYPMEELVRPFQATANLCGLRFVPPFLLQGVLGLSETELQNSSEALVAYLKNPNLSSI; this is encoded by the coding sequence ATGAGAATTCTAGTTATTGTTGTACATCCAAACCTGGATCAATCAAAAGTAAATAAGCAGTGGCTGGAGCGCCTTCAGCAAGAAGAAAATGTAACGGTCCACAACCTGTACGCCGAGTATCCGACCTTTAAAATCGATGTAGAGAAGGAGCAGCAGCTCCTTATGGATCATGATCGTATCGTGCTGCAGTTCCCTTTCTACTGGTACAGCTCACCTGCTTTGTTGAAGCAGTGGCAGGATGATGTATTAACATATGGTTTTGCCTATGGCGCAGCTGGAAACAAGCTTCATGGAAAAGAGATGCTTCTCGCGATCTCTACGGGCAGCTCAGCAGAAGCATATCGTGATGGCGGCGCTAATCGTTACCCTATGGAAGAGTTAGTTCGCCCTTTCCAGGCAACAGCTAATCTATGCGGTCTGCGTTTTGTACCACCGTTCCTGTTACAAGGAGTTTTGGGATTGTCGGAGACGGAGCTTCAAAACAGCTCGGAAGCGCTTGTGGCCTACTTGAAAAATCCCAATCTCTCCAGTATATGA
- a CDS encoding two-component system, sensor histidine kinase YesM: MTLRRRIFLIFSVSSLVPFLSIFIISNYTIDQIFDNKIKSGINSNLRQVELSLGNSISNLNHVSQQLAYGNNIVKQIDEVLFQTMDPYTRLHTRDQLKSELNMVTFTNPNVGLTFYYMQKENKIQFENFPVEDNLSLESLPLLSSYYDITYFGPHESLSRSDDGIVLSALRKVGLPDRDNVYVYIETGFSLTQDILDNNEYGGDLTHLILDGNGRIAYSEVPGIFKSGAQFPQFSMDEGSGLYEGYYWFKQTSNQNWSVVSVISKTNYNKEKDQWMVKIFFIAFIFIALTILLAWLLWQMVYKPLNLFNSEIKFMSQNRMRPQHKLTKIPEFDYLLRQFSEMKKQIWNLFEEVEQKEKKRVDLEVEKLLYQINPHFLMNTLDTVHWLAVINGQKEIDRLVKSLNKLLYYNLGKLGQVSTIEEEIDALKQYLVLQQIRYDFEFDVRIDVDENVLKQPVPRFILQPLVENSLYHGLSDDGYIEVSVVLDKVIRISIHDNGAGMTEETIEEILNNRTVEHKKVGMGIGMNYVKRMLEASYENKASLEIKSEIGKGTSIFLTLPVSKEKT; the protein is encoded by the coding sequence ATGACGTTGAGGAGAAGGATTTTTTTAATATTTTCAGTTAGTTCTCTGGTTCCATTTTTAAGTATTTTTATTATTTCGAACTACACGATTGATCAGATATTTGATAATAAAATCAAGAGCGGGATCAACAGCAATTTGCGGCAAGTTGAGCTTTCATTAGGAAATTCCATAAGCAATCTAAATCATGTTTCACAACAATTAGCTTATGGAAACAACATAGTCAAACAAATAGACGAAGTATTGTTTCAAACGATGGATCCTTATACAAGACTACATACGAGAGATCAATTAAAAAGCGAATTGAACATGGTCACCTTTACGAATCCCAATGTTGGCTTAACGTTTTACTATATGCAGAAAGAAAATAAAATCCAATTTGAAAATTTCCCTGTTGAAGATAATCTTTCATTGGAATCTTTGCCTCTGCTTTCCAGCTATTATGATATTACCTATTTCGGTCCCCATGAAAGCTTGAGTCGGTCCGATGATGGAATCGTTTTATCGGCGCTGAGAAAAGTAGGCTTGCCGGATCGCGATAATGTCTACGTTTATATCGAGACGGGGTTTTCTTTGACACAAGACATTCTCGACAACAACGAATATGGCGGGGATTTGACTCACCTGATCTTAGATGGGAATGGTCGAATCGCGTATAGTGAAGTTCCGGGAATTTTCAAAAGCGGCGCTCAATTCCCCCAGTTTTCAATGGATGAGGGAAGCGGTTTATATGAAGGATATTACTGGTTCAAGCAGACCTCCAATCAAAATTGGAGTGTTGTGTCGGTTATATCCAAAACGAACTATAACAAAGAAAAAGATCAATGGATGGTGAAGATATTTTTCATTGCGTTCATTTTCATTGCCTTAACGATTCTGCTCGCTTGGTTGCTGTGGCAAATGGTTTATAAACCGCTGAATCTGTTCAATTCAGAAATTAAATTCATGTCTCAGAATCGTATGAGGCCGCAGCATAAGCTGACGAAAATTCCTGAATTTGATTATTTATTAAGACAGTTTTCCGAAATGAAAAAACAGATCTGGAATCTGTTCGAAGAAGTCGAGCAAAAGGAGAAAAAGCGAGTCGATCTTGAGGTTGAAAAGCTGCTCTATCAGATCAATCCGCATTTCCTGATGAATACTCTTGATACTGTCCATTGGCTGGCCGTGATCAACGGGCAGAAGGAGATTGATCGACTCGTTAAGTCGCTCAACAAACTGCTGTACTATAACCTAGGTAAGCTCGGGCAAGTATCCACAATTGAAGAAGAAATTGATGCGTTGAAACAGTATCTAGTTTTGCAGCAAATTCGCTATGATTTTGAGTTTGATGTGCGGATAGATGTAGACGAGAATGTGCTTAAACAGCCCGTACCGCGTTTTATCCTTCAGCCATTGGTTGAAAATTCTTTATATCACGGTTTAAGTGATGATGGATATATTGAGGTTAGCGTCGTGTTGGACAAGGTGATTCGCATATCGATCCATGATAATGGTGCAGGAATGACAGAAGAAACGATCGAAGAGATTTTAAATAATCGTACCGTTGAGCATAAAAAAGTAGGTATGGGAATTGGAATGAATTATGTGAAACGAATGTTAGAAGCAAGTTATGAAAATAAGGCGAGTCTTGAAATCAAGAGTGAGATTGGTAAAGGAACAAGTATCTTCTTGACTTTGCCTGTAAGCAAGGAGAAAACGTGA
- a CDS encoding transcriptional regulator, TetR family (manually curated), whose amino-acid sequence MNKLSLRRIKREATAHALAQAAFELTLEHGLDGFVVEDVAQLAGYSRRTFANHYSCKEEAVAMAAVPFHGIEEAVAIFDNIPESSTPLDVMYQFMKLQLTEEIIQKMLRLVTLSKEHPTLEPYMLTVFHRLATEAQQVLNDLFKEHYPAIYSHVLTGAVTGAIFPLFDGTLKVVLPGQPMDEVPGAESFDQYLDTVFGYLRNGL is encoded by the coding sequence ATGAATAAACTAAGCTTACGTAGAATCAAGAGGGAGGCGACCGCACACGCTTTGGCTCAAGCGGCGTTCGAACTTACACTCGAACATGGATTAGACGGCTTTGTCGTCGAGGATGTAGCACAGCTTGCTGGCTACTCCCGAAGAACTTTCGCTAACCACTATTCCTGCAAGGAAGAAGCGGTCGCGATGGCGGCTGTACCCTTCCATGGGATAGAAGAAGCGGTGGCTATATTTGATAACATACCTGAGAGCTCAACGCCACTTGACGTCATGTACCAATTTATGAAGTTGCAACTAACCGAAGAAATTATTCAAAAAATGCTCCGACTCGTGACGCTTTCCAAAGAGCATCCGACGCTTGAGCCGTACATGCTTACTGTATTTCACCGTTTGGCAACAGAGGCTCAGCAGGTATTGAACGACTTATTCAAAGAGCATTATCCTGCGATTTACAGCCATGTTCTCACCGGTGCGGTTACCGGCGCCATTTTCCCCTTATTTGACGGAACGCTCAAAGTGGTGCTTCCTGGTCAACCAATGGATGAGGTCCCTGGTGCCGAATCGTTTGATCAATATTTAGACACTGTATTTGGCTATTTGCGTAACGGATTGTAG
- a CDS encoding D-threo-aldose 1-dehydrogenase has product MINTLQGKLGFGTAPLGNMFRNIPEEEAIATVDAAWEHGIRYFDTAPLYGAGLAEIRLGEALSKRRRDDYVLSTKVGRLVLDELEDASSRDLGEKGGLFEFGRNNKIVNDYSADATLRSIEQSLNHLKTDRLDIVYVHDVAQDFYGDEWLSQFEIARTGAFRVLSRLREEGVIKSWGLGVNRVEPIEITLELDEAKPDVCLLAGRYTLLDHERALQRLMPEAAKQNVGIIIGGPYSSGILAGGTHFEYQKASPEIVAKVERIKSIALRHGISIKSAALQFVLANPAVAGVIPGASRPERIAEDQAALNEVIPVAFWREMREQQLVAPHAPLPIDSRKG; this is encoded by the coding sequence ATGATAAATACGCTGCAAGGAAAACTAGGTTTTGGCACGGCCCCGCTCGGCAATATGTTTCGTAACATTCCGGAAGAAGAAGCAATCGCAACGGTAGATGCTGCTTGGGAGCATGGCATTCGCTACTTCGACACGGCCCCATTGTATGGCGCCGGCCTGGCGGAGATCCGTCTTGGTGAAGCACTTTCGAAACGCCGTCGCGACGATTATGTGCTAAGTACAAAAGTAGGCCGCTTGGTTCTGGACGAACTTGAAGATGCATCCTCACGTGACTTGGGCGAAAAGGGGGGACTGTTCGAATTCGGTCGCAACAATAAAATCGTCAACGATTACAGCGCAGACGCCACCCTGCGATCTATCGAGCAGAGCCTGAACCATTTGAAAACCGATCGCTTGGATATCGTCTACGTTCATGATGTAGCACAGGATTTCTATGGTGACGAGTGGCTTTCACAATTTGAAATTGCTCGAACCGGGGCGTTTCGTGTGTTATCGCGCCTGCGTGAAGAAGGAGTAATTAAGTCTTGGGGGCTCGGAGTGAACCGTGTGGAGCCGATTGAGATTACTCTTGAACTGGATGAAGCGAAGCCGGATGTATGCTTGCTTGCTGGGCGCTACACGCTGCTCGATCATGAGCGCGCGCTACAAAGATTGATGCCCGAAGCTGCAAAGCAAAATGTCGGCATTATTATCGGCGGCCCTTATAGCTCAGGTATTCTGGCTGGAGGTACACACTTCGAGTATCAGAAAGCATCTCCGGAAATCGTTGCAAAAGTCGAGCGTATCAAAAGCATTGCGCTGCGCCACGGAATCAGCATCAAATCGGCCGCCCTCCAATTCGTACTGGCTAATCCAGCCGTTGCTGGCGTCATCCCTGGTGCTAGCCGCCCCGAGCGAATCGCAGAGGATCAGGCTGCATTAAACGAAGTTATTCCGGTTGCATTTTGGCGGGAAATGCGTGAACAGCAACTAGTGGCGCCCCATGCGCCGCTTCCAATCGATTCCAGAAAGGGGTAA